A genomic window from Labrus bergylta chromosome 7, fLabBer1.1, whole genome shotgun sequence includes:
- the olfml1 gene encoding olfactomedin-like protein 3 — translation MSSKVLPILFISLCLTVGSIWSQGSSHDNFILQYLERRLAQMEERLNICEQNTVGITQKTYDLSSEIRGYLSTLSVLRSETKSQVDSVSVRVDRVERELEYLENKIPSQSNIEMEEALLEQQIKAAELDQLQKKGRIKIERDCNTALSQIKSLKIVKKTGDAYGCWFRDPSEGSAKVYLLSGIRNSTLLEYASLHSFTERITTQPAKVLKLPFHWQGTGHVVYNGFLYYHKADTPNQILKVDLLNGTVVDSTLLPGAGRLPVYSLNPNTYLDLAVDELGLWVIHADPEYGGNLIITKLDKGSLAVEYTWDTQCRSRDAEGAFLICGALYVVYNTRYGGRSTVQCLFDIHDTIHSEESPVMFFPKRYTSHSSIHYHPGEKQLYAWDDGYQTIYKVETKRNDQVTVE, via the exons ATGTCAAGCAAAGTGCTTCCCATCCTTTTCATATCTCTATGTCTGACTGTTGGTTCTATCTGGAGTCAGGGGTCTTCCCACGATAACTTTATTCTCCAGTACCTTGAGAGGAGACTGGCTCAGATGGAG GAGCGTCTTAATATCTGCGAGCAGAACACAGTGGGTATCACCCAGAAGACTTATGATCTCTCCTCTGAAATCAGAGGTTATCTGTCCACTCTCAGTGTTCTGAG ATCAGAGACTAAGAGCCAGGTGGACAGTGTGTCTGTCCGTGTAGACCGGGTGGAGAGAGAGTTGGAATATCTTGAGAATAAAATTCCCAGCCAGTCTAATATTGAGATGGAGGAGGCACTGCTAGAACAACAGATAAAGGCTGCAGAACTGGACCAGCTGCAGAAGAAAGGAAGGATCAAGATTGAGAGGG ACTGCAACACAGCCCTGAGTCAAATCAAGTCTCTGAAGATTGTGAAGAAGACAGGAGATGCCTACGGTTGCTGGTTCAGGGACCCCTCTGAAGGATCAGCCAAG GTCTACCTGCTCAGTGGAATCCGTAACAGCACTCTGCTGGAGTATGCTTCTCTGCACAGTTTCACAGAGAGGATCACCACACAGCCAGCTAAGGTTCTGAAGCTTCCTTTTCACTGGCAGGGAACCGGTCATGTAGTCTACAATGGATTCCTCTACTACCACAAGGCAGATACACCAAACCAGATATTGAAG GTCGACTTGTTGAATGGTACTGTGGTGGACAGTACGCTGCTACCAGGAGCAGGTCGTCTACCCGTTTACAGTTTGAACCCCAACACCTACCTGGACCTGGCAGTGGATGAACTTGGACTGTGGGTCATCCATGCTGACCCTGAGTATGGAGGAAACCTGATCATTACCAAACTGGATAAAG GGTCTTTGGCAGTAGAGTACACCTGGGATACACAATGTAGAAGTCGTGATGCTGAGGGAGCCTTCCTTATATGTGGAGCCCTCTATGTGGTATACAACACACGTTATGGAGGACGTTCCACCGTACAGTGTCTCTTCGACATCCATGACACCATCCACAG TGAAGAGAGTCCTGTGATGTTCTTCCCGAAGCGCTACACCAGCCACAGCAGCATCCACTACCACCCTGGAGAGAAACAGCTGTACGCCTGGGACGATGGCTACCAAACAATATACAAAGTGGAGACAAAGAGAAATGATCAAGTCACTGTTGAATGA